In Ornithorhynchus anatinus isolate Pmale09 chromosome 17, mOrnAna1.pri.v4, whole genome shotgun sequence, the following proteins share a genomic window:
- the OMG gene encoding oligodendrocyte-myelin glycoprotein has translation MSPCLLILLFLIPSVLCVCPPQCLCSGSHRHVDCSGRNLSTLPPGLQNNIVHLNLSYNNFTDLDDKLTRYSNLRTLDISHNRLVHLPAELPRSLWEIFATDNIIKLLHKLDTAYQWNLKVLDVSKNMVERVVLIKNTLSSLKFLNLSSNKLWTVPTNMPSNVEMVDLSNNSLTQILPGTLKELLHLTHLYLHNNKFTSIPDQALDQLSQLQVITLQNNRWSCNDKENITYLVKWVTETNAQVIGAPCPNQTTPWQENTTYATSSAPSGTLTVQGIQAVNTVSPLNLITHATQVTKVPRRFQAESTLSATLSQSVLFTSTDEPLALYPEDLPTEQTRSHEAAAATRTIRLQDAIAANTTKSPTTPMVLSITSGVPTNFSEMPQSTTVTLRREETTTSILNTRLRSTASVWKVYAPYILMLNVAVILIT, from the coding sequence ATGTCTCCCTGCCTGCTCATCCTTCTATTTCTTATACCTAGCGTTCTGTGCGTTTGTCCTCCCCAATGCCTGTGCTCAGGAAGCCATAGGCATGTGGACTGTTCAGGCAGAAACTTGTCTACGTTGCCACCCGGACTTCAAAACAATATCGTGCATCTAAACCTGTCGTATAACAACTTCACCGATCTCGATGACAAGTTAACTCGATACAGCAACTTGAGGACCCTCGACATTTCGCACAACAGGCTTGTGCACCTCCCTGCTGAGCTCCCCAGGTCCCTGTGGGAAATCTTTGCCACCGACAACATCATCAAACTTCTTCACAAACTCGACACGGCTTACCAGTGGAACCTTAAAGTGCTTGACGTGTCCAAGAATATGGTGGAGAGGGTTGTTCTCATCAAAAACACTCTGAGCAGCCTCAAGTTTCTCAACCTCAGCAGCAACAAACTCTGGACCGTGCCGACCAACATGCCCTCCAATGTAGAGATGGTGGATCTTTCCAACAATTCGTTAACCCAGATCCTGCCGGGCACCCTGAAGGAGCTGCTGCATCTCACCCACCTTTACCTGCACAACAACAAATTCACATCCATTCCCGACCAGGCTTTAGACCAGCTCTCTCAGCTGCAAGTCATAACCCTGCAAAACAACCGGTGGTCGTGCAACGACAAAGAAAACATCACCTATCTAGTCAAGTGGGTGACGGAAACAAACGCCCAAGTGATAGGCGCTCCGTGCCCGAACCAAACAACTCCTTGGCAGGAGAACACCACGTACGCTACATCCTCCGCACCTTCGGGTACCCTCACCGTTCAGGGGATACAGGCGGTGAACACCGTTAGTCCTTTGAATTTGATAACTCACGCCACCCAAGTGACCAAAGTCCCCAGACGATTTCAAGCGGAGTCAACGTTAAGTGCCACTCTCAGCCAAAGTGTCCTATTTACAAGCACAGATGAGCCTCTGGCCCTCTATCCGGAAGATCTGCCCACCGAACAGACAAGATCCCACGAAGCGGCGGCGGCCACACGTACCATTCGCCTTCAAGATGCGATTGCTGCCAACACCACAAAATCCCCCACCACTCCCATGGTCCTGAGCATCACCAGCGGCGTGCCGACCAACTTCTCCGAAATGCCTCAAAGCACAACCGTTACCttgagaagagaggagacaaCCACGAGTATTTTAAACACACGCTTACGCTCCACGGCAAGCGTTTGGAAGGTTTATGCCCCTTATATCTTGATGCTCAATGTAGCGGTCATTCTAATTACCTga